A part of Carettochelys insculpta isolate YL-2023 chromosome 1, ASM3395843v1, whole genome shotgun sequence genomic DNA contains:
- the TCAF2 gene encoding TRPM8 channel-associated factor 2 isoform X2 yields MELGSGILLEILFLASCCSQVMLHSQCWHGANLRQDAELLLKGVSELDIVTGGVPSSLLVHGVLAFPLGLDSSHCCFLAAAHYGRGRVVVASHEGQLCAPKLAGFLLNAVRWLDAGRQGLVGVAASLKGLCSLLSQEGREHQVSELTSNMSVYCCHSHSDHEGEKIHTFVAEGGGLLIGGQAWYWACQNPGQAAIAAYPGNKILNRFGISILGMSIEADKYPVLPLGEPPQHYHLRQALSLFQRHVDKQEALSAPLRGWMHRLVRDCSAFLRIPAEDCPAYSSFHRLLLKVLRRGGIPQISKNNPIKSNSKEAALLCLASALSEAMTDCTALVQTPAICVCPSPSAVTLEIDGTNTGGTAWRSTGLYLPDGNTAVITFPCMVISAGLQVQIGCHSDDLSAAKELKRPPIVIRKCQVSCQKQSVSCLWGGLIYIIVPEGSRLGKVPITVEGAVQVPYFRLGETCKYQWLTCIRHYPAPWAELATENIILTVPADSIRHIENPEPLLTLWEQIMLAIANLAAAPVKFPRPERIVTDVQISAGWMHAGYPIMAHLDSVKELVNVEHMRATGLWGPIHELGHNQQRAGWEFPPHTTEATCNLWSVCVHEKVLGIPRERAHPELQPHCRKKRITGYLEKGAQMDDWSVWTALETYLQLQEGFGWEPFTLLFSEYQSMPSVPQDNPAKMNLWAEKFSRQVNKNLAPFFLAWGWPIKETVSLDLASLPNWEENPMEQYIPEKK; encoded by the exons ATGGAGTTGGGCAGTGGGATTTTACTGGAGATTTTATTCCTTGCGAGCTGTTGCTCACAGGTGATGCTGCATTCCCAGTGTTG GCATGGGGCTAATCTCCGCCAGGATGCAGAACTTCTCCTCAAAGGTGTGTCGGAACTGGATATAGTGACAGGCGGTGTGCCCTCCTCATTGCTGGTGCACGGGGTGCTGGCCTTCCCCCTCGGCCTggacagctcccactgctgcttcctggctgcgGCACACTATGGCCGGGGCCGGGTGGTGGTGGCGTCTCATGAGGGCCAGCTGTGTGCCCCGAAGCTGGCGGGCTTCCTGCTCAATGCTGTACGCTGGCTGgatgctgggaggcaggggctggtcGGGGTGGCTGCTTCTCTGAAGGGCCTGTGTTCCCTGCTGTCCCAGGAGGGGCGGGAGCACCAGGTATCAGAGCTGACAAGCAACATGAGCGTTTACTGCTGCCATTCCCACAGCGACCACGAGGGGGAGAAGATCCATACCTTTGTGGCAGAGGGGGGAGGGCTGCTGATCGGGGGGCAGGCCTGGTACTGGGCCTGCCAGAATCCAGGCCAAGCTGCCATTGCAGCATATCCTGGCAACAAAATCCTCAACCGCTTTGGGATCAGCATCCTGGGCATGAGCATCGAGGCAGATAAATACCCAGTGCTGCCCCTGGGAGAGCCTCCCCAACACTACCACCTCCGCCAGGCACTCTCCCTCTTCCAGAGGCACGTGGACAAGCAGGAAGCACTCAGTGCCCCCCTGAGGGGTTGGATGCACAGACTGGTGCGGGACTGTTCTGCCTTCCTGAGGATCCCAGCTGAGGACTGCCCCGCGTACTCCTCGTTCCACCGCCTCCTGCTCAAAGTGCTGCGCAGAGGCGGGATCCCACAGATCAGCAAGAATAACCCAATTAAGAGCAACTCCAAAGAGGCAGCCCTGCTGTGTCTGGCATCAGCGCTGTCCGAGGCCATGACAGACTGTACTGCCCTGGTGCAGACACCTGCCATCTGCGTGTGCCCGTCCCCCTCTGCTGTCACCCTGGAGATCGATGGCACGAATACAG GTGGGACAGCATGGCGGAGTACAGGACTTTACCTACCCGACGGGAACACGGCAGTGATAACCTTTCCCTGCATGGTGATCAGTGCTGGTCTGCAG GTGCAGATCGGATGTCACTCTGATGACCTCTCAGCTGCGAAGGAGCTGAAACGGCCCCCCATAGTGATACGCAAGTGCCAGGTCAGCTGCCAAAAGCAGTCAGTCTCCTGCCTCTGGGGTGGCCTCATTTACATCATTGTGCCAGAAGGTAGCCGCCTGGGCAAAGTGCCCATCACAGTGGAAGGGGCAGTCCAAGTTCCCTACTTCCGACTGG GAGAGACCTGTAAATACCAGTGGCTAACCTGCATCCGGCACTACCCTGCTCCCTGGGCTGAACTAGCTACTGAGAACATTATCCTGACTGTGCCAGCTGACAGCATCCGCCATATAGAGAATCCAGAGCCTCTTCTGACCCTCTGGGAGCAGATCATGCTGGCTATAGCTAATTTGGCAGCAGCACCAGTGAAGTTCCCAAGGCCAGAGAGGATTGTAACAGACGTGCAGATCTCAGCCG GCTGGATGCACGCTGGCTACCCCATCATGGCCCATCTGGATTCAGTGAAGGAGTTGGTGAATGTGGAACACATGCGAGCCACCGGCCTGTGGGGTCCCATCCATGAGCTGGGACACAACCAGCagagagcaggctgggaattTCCCCCTCACACCACAGAAGCCACCTGCAACCTGTGGTCAGTCTGTGTGCATGAGAAGGTGCTGGGGATCCCTAGAGAGCGGGCACACCCGGAACTCCAGCCGCACTGTCGGAAGAAGAGGATAACAGGCTATCTGGAGAAAGGGGCTCAGATGGATGACTGGAGTGTGTGGACTGCGCTGGAGACGTATTTGCAG CtgcaggagggctttggctgggAACCTTTCACCCTCCTCTTCTCCGAATACCAGTCAATGCCCAGTGTCCCCCAGGACAATCCCGCCAAGATGAACCTGTGGGCAGAGAAGTTCTCTCGTCAGGTGAACAAGAATCTGGCTCCTTTCTTTCTGGCCTGGGGATGGCCTATCAAGGAGACAGTCTCCTTGGATCTGGCTTCTCTACCAAACTGGGAAGAGAACCCAATGGAGCAGTACATACCTGAGAAGAAATGA
- the TCAF2 gene encoding TRPM8 channel-associated factor 2 isoform X1, whose amino-acid sequence MKPSATYKLLVDGVGQWDFTGDFIPCELLLTGDAAFPVLVSPEKQVLIAVSQYGRGRMVVVSHEEILKNPNFPQFLRNAVDWLKPSPEAQVGVHKSLDPLSQLLLRSSTKVQPGVGLSASLGVYCTNAYDDTQTEELVQFVKGGGGLLIGGQAWYWASQHSAEKVLFEFPGNRVTSVAGVYFTSNTVRTGIFKVSEKIPKIPLMVSHGANLRQDAELLLKGVSELDIVTGGVPSSLLVHGVLAFPLGLDSSHCCFLAAAHYGRGRVVVASHEGQLCAPKLAGFLLNAVRWLDAGRQGLVGVAASLKGLCSLLSQEGREHQVSELTSNMSVYCCHSHSDHEGEKIHTFVAEGGGLLIGGQAWYWACQNPGQAAIAAYPGNKILNRFGISILGMSIEADKYPVLPLGEPPQHYHLRQALSLFQRHVDKQEALSAPLRGWMHRLVRDCSAFLRIPAEDCPAYSSFHRLLLKVLRRGGIPQISKNNPIKSNSKEAALLCLASALSEAMTDCTALVQTPAICVCPSPSAVTLEIDGTNTGGTAWRSTGLYLPDGNTAVITFPCMVISAGLQVQIGCHSDDLSAAKELKRPPIVIRKCQVSCQKQSVSCLWGGLIYIIVPEGSRLGKVPITVEGAVQVPYFRLGETCKYQWLTCIRHYPAPWAELATENIILTVPADSIRHIENPEPLLTLWEQIMLAIANLAAAPVKFPRPERIVTDVQISAGWMHAGYPIMAHLDSVKELVNVEHMRATGLWGPIHELGHNQQRAGWEFPPHTTEATCNLWSVCVHEKVLGIPRERAHPELQPHCRKKRITGYLEKGAQMDDWSVWTALETYLQLQEGFGWEPFTLLFSEYQSMPSVPQDNPAKMNLWAEKFSRQVNKNLAPFFLAWGWPIKETVSLDLASLPNWEENPMEQYIPEKK is encoded by the exons ATGAAGCCCTCTGCCACCTATAAGCTGCTGGTGGATGGAGTTGGGCAGTGGGATTTTACTGGAGATTTTATTCCTTGCGAGCTGTTGCTCACAGGTGATGCTGCATTCCCAGTGTTGGTGAGTCCCGAGAAGCAGGTACTGATCGCTGTTTCTCAGTATGGAAGGGGCCGGATGGTGGTCGTTTCTCATGAGGAAATCCTGAAGAATCCCAACTTTCCCCAGTTCCTTAGGAACGCTGTGGACTGGCTCAAACCTTCCCCAGAGGCACAGGTTGGAGTCCATAAGAGCCTGGATCCCCTCTCTCAGCTGCTCCTAAGGTCCAGCACTAAAGTGCAGCCAGGAGTGGGGCTCAGTGCCTCCCTAGGGGTGTACTGTACCAATGCCTATGATGACACTCAGACAGAGGAGCTTGTCCAGTTTGTAAAGGGAGGTGGGGGCTTGCTCATCGGCGGCCAAGCCTGGTACTGGGCTAGTCAACACAGTGCGGAGAAGGTGCTGTTTGAATTCCCGGGGAACCGAGTGACCAGCGTGGCTGGCGTGTACTTCACAAGCAATACTGTGAGGACAGGGATCTTCAAAGTCTCTGAGAAGATACCAAAGATCCCTCTGATGGTCTC GCATGGGGCTAATCTCCGCCAGGATGCAGAACTTCTCCTCAAAGGTGTGTCGGAACTGGATATAGTGACAGGCGGTGTGCCCTCCTCATTGCTGGTGCACGGGGTGCTGGCCTTCCCCCTCGGCCTggacagctcccactgctgcttcctggctgcgGCACACTATGGCCGGGGCCGGGTGGTGGTGGCGTCTCATGAGGGCCAGCTGTGTGCCCCGAAGCTGGCGGGCTTCCTGCTCAATGCTGTACGCTGGCTGgatgctgggaggcaggggctggtcGGGGTGGCTGCTTCTCTGAAGGGCCTGTGTTCCCTGCTGTCCCAGGAGGGGCGGGAGCACCAGGTATCAGAGCTGACAAGCAACATGAGCGTTTACTGCTGCCATTCCCACAGCGACCACGAGGGGGAGAAGATCCATACCTTTGTGGCAGAGGGGGGAGGGCTGCTGATCGGGGGGCAGGCCTGGTACTGGGCCTGCCAGAATCCAGGCCAAGCTGCCATTGCAGCATATCCTGGCAACAAAATCCTCAACCGCTTTGGGATCAGCATCCTGGGCATGAGCATCGAGGCAGATAAATACCCAGTGCTGCCCCTGGGAGAGCCTCCCCAACACTACCACCTCCGCCAGGCACTCTCCCTCTTCCAGAGGCACGTGGACAAGCAGGAAGCACTCAGTGCCCCCCTGAGGGGTTGGATGCACAGACTGGTGCGGGACTGTTCTGCCTTCCTGAGGATCCCAGCTGAGGACTGCCCCGCGTACTCCTCGTTCCACCGCCTCCTGCTCAAAGTGCTGCGCAGAGGCGGGATCCCACAGATCAGCAAGAATAACCCAATTAAGAGCAACTCCAAAGAGGCAGCCCTGCTGTGTCTGGCATCAGCGCTGTCCGAGGCCATGACAGACTGTACTGCCCTGGTGCAGACACCTGCCATCTGCGTGTGCCCGTCCCCCTCTGCTGTCACCCTGGAGATCGATGGCACGAATACAG GTGGGACAGCATGGCGGAGTACAGGACTTTACCTACCCGACGGGAACACGGCAGTGATAACCTTTCCCTGCATGGTGATCAGTGCTGGTCTGCAG GTGCAGATCGGATGTCACTCTGATGACCTCTCAGCTGCGAAGGAGCTGAAACGGCCCCCCATAGTGATACGCAAGTGCCAGGTCAGCTGCCAAAAGCAGTCAGTCTCCTGCCTCTGGGGTGGCCTCATTTACATCATTGTGCCAGAAGGTAGCCGCCTGGGCAAAGTGCCCATCACAGTGGAAGGGGCAGTCCAAGTTCCCTACTTCCGACTGG GAGAGACCTGTAAATACCAGTGGCTAACCTGCATCCGGCACTACCCTGCTCCCTGGGCTGAACTAGCTACTGAGAACATTATCCTGACTGTGCCAGCTGACAGCATCCGCCATATAGAGAATCCAGAGCCTCTTCTGACCCTCTGGGAGCAGATCATGCTGGCTATAGCTAATTTGGCAGCAGCACCAGTGAAGTTCCCAAGGCCAGAGAGGATTGTAACAGACGTGCAGATCTCAGCCG GCTGGATGCACGCTGGCTACCCCATCATGGCCCATCTGGATTCAGTGAAGGAGTTGGTGAATGTGGAACACATGCGAGCCACCGGCCTGTGGGGTCCCATCCATGAGCTGGGACACAACCAGCagagagcaggctgggaattTCCCCCTCACACCACAGAAGCCACCTGCAACCTGTGGTCAGTCTGTGTGCATGAGAAGGTGCTGGGGATCCCTAGAGAGCGGGCACACCCGGAACTCCAGCCGCACTGTCGGAAGAAGAGGATAACAGGCTATCTGGAGAAAGGGGCTCAGATGGATGACTGGAGTGTGTGGACTGCGCTGGAGACGTATTTGCAG CtgcaggagggctttggctgggAACCTTTCACCCTCCTCTTCTCCGAATACCAGTCAATGCCCAGTGTCCCCCAGGACAATCCCGCCAAGATGAACCTGTGGGCAGAGAAGTTCTCTCGTCAGGTGAACAAGAATCTGGCTCCTTTCTTTCTGGCCTGGGGATGGCCTATCAAGGAGACAGTCTCCTTGGATCTGGCTTCTCTACCAAACTGGGAAGAGAACCCAATGGAGCAGTACATACCTGAGAAGAAATGA